The stretch of DNA CAATTCGTCACCCTGAATGTCATCTTTCCGACGTGATGACGACGATCTGCGTTGTGTTTGTACGGCATGGCACTCAAATCAAGCTGATTTCGATCCTGCCTGCCTATCGCCAAACCGTTGACAAAGGATCCATGCACCATGTGTAGACGCCCGTTTGGCAAGAGGAATCTTTAGTTGGCATTGCGCGTTGTCGGGTGCTGACATGTGTCCGGCCTGTGATGCGGCTTTCACACATGCCGCGGGCCCTTATGGTGTTCGCAGGTCAGGTCCAAATCAACGCCGCGTGCTCTTGAGACACTTTGGTGCACACTGGTTTTCCTGATCCCGTCTCACGACCGTTGCGCCATACTTCCGATGACCTCTCTCGCTGCGACGTCCCCTCGGTTACGTTGGCTTTAGACCGCAGCAACCGGAGCTCTGTATATTCCTCCCTTGGCCATGATAGCCCAGATCATTCGCGCCATCTTGTTGGCAAGCGCCACCCTCACCAGCATCGGTGGTTTATGCGCCAGCATCTTGGCCAGCCACGTGCCTGGTGTTGCACCCTTGCGGGCGGGCGCGCCACACAAGCTCGCTATTGGCCCCTATGATCAGGAGCCGCCGCAGAGATCGATCCCCCATCTTCGTCGTGGAGCCGAGACGCTGTTTGCCGCCTGTCGAATGTTGTCGCGGCACAAGCCCAAGCCATGCGGCGAAGTCCCGCCCACGTTTGAAGGTTTCAGGCGATGGCGCCAGAGCCACCAGTGCGGTGGCAATCAATGGGAGCGTTGGTGCATGGATCTTTTGTCAACGGTTTGGCGATAGGCAGGCAGGATCGAAATCAGCTTGATTTGAGTGCCATGCCGTACAAACACAACGCAGATCGTCGTCATCACGTCGGAAAGATGACATTCAGGGTGACGAATTGGCGTGACTACGAAGCAGGTCTGCGCCGGCGTGGTAGCCTGACCTTATGGGTAACGCCGGAGGCACTGGCGGGATGGCGCGCTCCGCGACGCAAGACCCGCGGCGGCCAAGCCCGGTATTCCGATCTCGCCATTGAGACAGCGCTGACGCTGGGTTGCGTCTTCGCAATGCGGCTGCGCCAGACCGAGGGATTGCTTCACTCGCTGCTGGATCTCATGGGGCTGAAAGTCCCAGTTCCAGATCATACGACGCTGAGCCGTCGGGCACAGAAGTGGGAGCCATCAGCCCGACGAAACCCGCCGCTGCCGGACGGCCCGCTGCATGTGCTTGTCGATAGCACGGGATTGAAAGTCTACGGCGCCGGGCAATGGCTGGAGCAGAAACATGGCGCCAGATCACGTCGCAACTGGCGCAAGCTGCATCTGGCAGTGGATGCCAAAAGTGGCGCGATCATTGCCCAAAGGCTGACAGATCAGGACACGGATGATCCTTCCCAGGTGGCACCGCTTCTCGATCAGATCGACGGCGAGATCGACCAGTTCACAGCCGACGGAGCCTATGACGGCAAGCCAACCTATCGGTCTATCCTGCAGCACAGCGCAACCGCGAACATCGTCATTCCACCGCGTTCCACGGCGGTGGAAAGCCGTGATGCCGGACCGCCTGGTCAAAGGGACAAGCACATTGCCGCAATCGCAAGCGACGGTCGGCTGAAATGGCAGGCAGCCACCGGCT from Mesorhizobium loti encodes:
- a CDS encoding IS5 family transposase; translation: MPYKHNADRRHHVGKMTFRVTNWRDYEAGLRRRGSLTLWVTPEALAGWRAPRRKTRGGQARYSDLAIETALTLGCVFAMRLRQTEGLLHSLLDLMGLKVPVPDHTTLSRRAQKWEPSARRNPPLPDGPLHVLVDSTGLKVYGAGQWLEQKHGARSRRNWRKLHLAVDAKSGAIIAQRLTDQDTDDPSQVAPLLDQIDGEIDQFTADGAYDGKPTYRSILQHSATANIVIPPRSTAVESRDAGPPGQRDKHIAAIASDGRLKWQAATGYGKRALSETAIGRYKGLIGRRLRARSLPAQQTEVAIGCIVLNRMLAWARPESIRRQVTQA